TTGAGCTTAACACAAATACTGCATTTCCTTTTCAGGGAGGAGAAACCAATGCTTATAAACGCTTAAACCATTATTTTTTTATTTCCAGGAAGTTAAGTTTCTACAAAAAAACGAGAAATGGTTTATTAGGTATTGATTATAGCTCAAAATTCTCTCCTTGGTTAGCAAATGGCTCTCTCTCTGTAAGAACTATTTATTGGCAAGTAAAAAAATACGAACAAGAACACGGTAAAAATCAATCTACCTACTGGATGATCTTTGAACTTATTTGGCGGGATTATTTTAAATTTTTATCTCTAAAACATCAAAACAATCTGTTCAAACTTACAGGAATAAAACAGCTAAATTATAATTGGAAAAGAGACGCACATTTAATTCGATCATGGATTGATGGTAAAACTTCCAACCAATTTGTAAATGCTAACATGATAGAGCTAAAACTAACCGGATGGATGAGTAATAGAGGTAGACAAAATGTAGCTTCTTTTTTTGCCAAAGATCTCCTCTTAGATTGGAGAATTGGTGCTGCATATTTTGAAAGTTTACTAATCGATTTTGATGTGCATAGCAACTATGGAAATTGGCAATATGTTTCAGGAGTGGGAAATGATCCAAGAAATAGAAAATTTAACGTTCAGTTACAGTCACAACGGTACGACGCTACCGGTAAATACAGAAGCACTTGGTTACAACACAACTTATTTTAAATGAAAGAAGCTACCATACTATTTCCTCATCAACTATTTAAAGATATTGAGCTACTAAATAAAGAAAACACAATTTACCTGATTGAAGAATACCTATTCTTTAAACAGTATAATTTTCATAAACAAAAACTAGCTTTTCATAGAGCATCTATGAAATTTTATGAGAACT
The sequence above is a segment of the Tenacibaculum sp. 190130A14a genome. Coding sequences within it:
- a CDS encoding DASH family cryptochrome codes for the protein MQIKKTAVVWFTNNLRIEDNKPLYEACAKYENVIGVYCFNKSDFNKTQFGFKKIEKFRAKFLLETVKDLSKNLLKLNISLFTFFSLPEKIIPQFCCQHNADVLFFQNEFTQEELNTIKAITQKLPKKTAVNSYYDQFLFRPESIPFQINDIPEIFTNFRKEIEKNAKVYNTLSITSKADSNFIKVDTPIPTLKDLGFQDFELNTNTAFPFQGGETNAYKRLNHYFFISRKLSFYKKTRNGLLGIDYSSKFSPWLANGSLSVRTIYWQVKKYEQEHGKNQSTYWMIFELIWRDYFKFLSLKHQNNLFKLTGIKQLNYNWKRDAHLIRSWIDGKTSNQFVNANMIELKLTGWMSNRGRQNVASFFAKDLLLDWRIGAAYFESLLIDFDVHSNYGNWQYVSGVGNDPRNRKFNVQLQSQRYDATGKYRSTWLQHNLF